The window TCAGGCACCTTTTTAGGGCTTCGCTCCTCAAAATGGCCAAGAAATATATTGCCGAGCAGGAAAAAGACAGACACAACGGCTACTTCCACCCACAGCGTATTGGTATTCCAGGTCATAAATTATCATTTTATAAATAAAGATAGTATTGTTTGTTTTTAAACGGAAGGCTGCCCGGATAAAAGACAATCCGGATTATTGTTTAGCCAAAAAGTGGCTGATATCCCCATAAAAATAAACTTAATTTTGATTTGGCCAATAGCCCTTAACAACCAATTATAACCTGTTAAACGCGTACAACGGGCCTGAGAAACATTTTACTATCTGATGATCAATGGAAACTTACGACGATAATTTTTCACGACGCAACTGGCTAAAAACAGTTACAAAAGCTTCTGCGGGCGCAGGCATAATTGCTGCCGCGCCAGCACTTTTACATGCACAACCTGCAAATATCCAAAAAGCCGACCCGCTGTTGGGTACCCGTATTTACAACATTATGGATTACGGCGCCAAAGGCGATGGCGTAACGCTTGATACCAAAGCGCTGCAGGCCGCCATTGACGCCTGCAATAAAGACCAGGGCGGCACGGTACTGGTGCCTGCCGGTGTGTTTGTTATAGGCACGGTTGAACTGAAAAGCAATGTTACCCTGCACATAGCCGCACAGGGTAAATTACTGGGCAGCGCCGATGGTAAACAATACTACGCTGCCCAGGCTATCCCACTTACAGGCGATACCACATTAAACGATGGCAATGTAGGCTTGCTATTTGCGGTAAAAGCCGATAATATTCGTGTTGAAGGACCGGGTACTATTGATGGGCAGGGTGCACAATTCCGCAGCCCTACAAAAGGAGCGCCGTCACCTGCTGGCATTAGCGGCAATCACCGGCCCTATCATTTGCTTTTTTACCAATGTCAAAACGTTATTGTTAATGATATTTTTTTGAAAGACTGTGCCTATCATTCTGTACGCATTATTCAAAGCAGTTATGTAAAGCTTGATGGCATCCATATCCGCGGACGGGTAATTCATAATAACGATGGTTTTCATTTCATCAGTTGCCAGTATGTTCATATGGTTAACTGCGATGTACAATCGCAGGATGATGCCTGTGCGCTGTTTGGCAGCTGCAAGTTTATTACCATCACCAATTGCACGTTCAGCACAAGGTGGTCGGTTTTTCGTTTTGGCGGCGGGGTTGCCGAAAATATTACAATTTCCAACTGCATCATTTTAGAAGCCTATGGCTGCCCTATAAAAATGCGTTGCGAGCGCCACTCGCGGATGGAAAATATTTCATTCTCTAACCTGGTGATGCATAAGGTAACCGGCCCCATATCAATAGGCATGGGTTCGGTTGATGATCCGGGTACGGCCCGTAATATATCTTTCAATGGTATTCACGCCAATGTTGTTGTGCCCGTTCAGCTTGCCGATGCCGAATTTACCAGCAATTATCACCCAGGCGAAATAAAATCATGTATAGCTATTAACGGTGCCGAAGGTTTTTTACTCGAAAATATCAGCTTTAACGATGTTCATATCACTTTTGCAGGTGGAGGCACGGCAGAAGACGCCGCGGTACGCGATGTGCCAAAAAATGCGGGTGAATATTATGCCGACGGGGTTTTTCCGGCTTATGGTTTATATGCGCGCTATGCCCAGGGCCTTACTTTAAATAACGTGAGATTTGAAGTTGCCACGCCCGAGCTAAGGCCCGCACTGGTTTTTGACCAGGTAACAGATGCCGCTATAAATGGCCTGAACGCCCAGGGAAATAAAGATGCCGAATCGGTACTGCGGCTGATTGATACCCAGGATGTTTTGCTAACCGCGACGCGTGTACTTAGCCCGGCAGCTGTTTTTATGCGTGTTGAAGGTGCCGCCAGCAGCAATATTAAAATTGATGGCGGTGATATTTCAAAAGCCGGCGTTGCTTTATCATTTGCTGCAGGAGCCACAAAAAATGCCGTAAAATTGCGCGATTAATCTTTGCTTTACGAATGCTATAAAAGCACTGTTACAATGTGAATGAAAATGCAGTGCTATGGCAAATGAGTTGCTTGTTTAATAACTAATTATTATTGAGTTTAATGCGAAACTCATTCGGGCTAATGCCAACTTCTTTTTTGAATAACTTTGAAAAATAGGGAAGATTTTCGAACCCCAATTGATAGGCGATTTCTGAAATCGACTGATCGCCTGCCGTAATTAGATTTTTTGCATCGGAGATTAAAAACAAATGGATGTGGTCAATCGCTGTTTTCCCGGTTTCCTGTTTCAACAAATCGCTCAGGTATCGTGGTGAAAGGCCGAGCTGGGATGCCATATAGGTTACTGTTGGGAAGCCTTTTTTGCGGACAAGGCCTTTTTCAAAATAATCGTTCAGCACTTCGTTGAACTTCGACACTGTTTTGCCCGTCAATACGGCCCGGTTAATAAATTGTCTTTTATAAAACCGCCTGCTGTACTTTAGCATTGAATCAAGATGGGAAAGTATAATGTCGCGGCTATATTCGTCCTGGTTGTTTCGGTACTCCATATCCATTTTAAGAAATAAATCCCAAACAAGCTCCTCTTCTTTAGGCGCAAGATGCAAAGCCTCGCTGGTTTCATATTCAAAAAAGCTGTACTTCCTGATCTCGCTGCGCAGCAGATGACCAATTAAAAAGTCCTCGTGAAAATAGATCAGGAATCCATCTCCATCTATTTCCATCTCATTGAGTGCTACAATTTGCCTGGGGCTAACAAAAAACATGTTTCCCTGTGCATGATCATACTTGGTTTTACCGTACATCATTGTGCCGGATTTTACTTTCTTGAAGCCAATTAAATAAAAATCGCTCGTGTGTTCAACAATGCTAAGGCTGCCGCTGGCATGAAGGGTTGCATCACATTTGAGCAGGCTGATCATGGGATGTTCAGGCGGCGGAAGTCCGAGGCTGCTATGAAGATTGCTGAGGTTCCTGAAATGTTTCATATGCTTAAATAAGCAGGATCGATGTTATACACAGACCCTGCTGTATTTGTTTTAATTAATTATTTTCCGTGTGCTTCCACTGCCACATCCTGCCACTCTTCCCAGGTGGCAAGCCGGTCCTGGTAAGCCTGTTTGGCATAAAGCAACCCAAATTTCCCCAGGAAAAGCCTGAGTGGAGGTTGGGGCGAATCTATTAGTTTAAAAATTGCTTTCACCGTAGATTCAGGAATACCAAAGATATCATCTGTTACGCGAGATTGAAAAGCGCTTTTTACCTCATCATACTCCTGCATAGGTTGGGCATATATGGCCGAGGAAGTGGTAAAATCAGTTGAATAAGCATTGGGCTCAACGAGTGTTACTTTAATCCCGAAATCCTTTACTTCGGCGGCAAGTGTTTCGCTAAGTCCCTCTACAGCAAACTTGGTACTGCTGTAAACCCCCATAATTGGAACCGGGGTAATGCCTAATGTGCTCGACAGCTGGATGATGTGGCCATTGCCCTGCTTGCGCATTACCGGTATTATTGCCTGTGTCATCCACAATAAACCGAATATGTTGGTTTCAACCAGCTTACGGGCATTTTGTTCATCCGTTTCCTCAATAGCACCAAAAAGGCCAAAGCCTGCGTTGTTAATCAGCACATCAATAGCACCAAAGTGGTCCTGCGCTTTTTTTACAGCGGCAAAGCAATCTGCGCGGTTGGTAACGTCCAGTTTTATTGGCAGCAAGGCGTTTCCATATTGTTGCACCAGCTCTTGTAATGAATTGAGATCGCGCACGGTGGCGGCCACTTTATCGCCGCGTTTTAAAAATGCTTCTGTCCAGATTTTTCCAAATCCCCTGGAAGCTCCTGTAATGAAAATAGTCTTTGACATCGTTTTGTGTTAAATGATAATGCAAAGCTATCGGATGCCCCGGCGCGCCACTTATTCAAAAGTACGGAAGGCTGATACTTTTTTACGTTAGCGCCTGATGAAATGCTGCAAATACTCCCGCTACTAACCTTGGCTTCATGCTTTACCGCTTCAACAGGCGGCAAAACTTGGCCATAGATTTGGGTGTCATACTCCAGTCGGGGGCTTTAATGCTGCCCCAGGCTTTGGGGTTGTCATATAAATTAAAGTAGCACACGCCAAAAACATGCGGGTTGGCATTTATTGTTTTGGCGGCACCGGCAAGCCACTGGTCCTGAAAGCTTTCGGGACCTTTAACACCAAATTCGGTGATAAATAAAGGTTTACCCAAAAATCGCATTCTGAAATATTTCCGGTTAAATATGGTGCTGAACGCTTCTTGTTTATCAGGGTCGGTTATGTTTTTATCGGGCAGGCCATAAATGGCAATACTTATAAAATCAACCACGTCGCTGCCGGGCCAAAAATCAGCCGAACCTCTGTCGCCGGCAGGGCCCCAAACCTTTTTTACATTTTTGCCCGGCCCGCCGTTAAACTGCATAAAATAACGGTAGGCGGTAATATAAGTAACCGGGTCCTGGCTTTGCCATGCATAACGGTGAATAGGAATCTCCATCTCGTGCATCCACCGCAAATAAACCGTTTGGTTGGTTGCCGAAATGATACTGAATAATTTTTTGATCTGCTGATCAAAAGTGCCATTCAATATCCTTTCCAGTGTCAGGGTATCGGCCTTGTGGGCGGCATCTTTCCAGGGCTCCATGGTAACAATAACATCATGGTGCCTGCCGGTAACCTCCAAAAACTTTTTTTCAAAATCGCCACGCTCTACCTCGCCAAAATCGGTAAATAAATGTTCTACAGTAATATTTTTTTGATTAAGCAACCGTTTATTCGGATCAAATACACCCACCTGCAGTACTTTTCTGATGGGCTTGGCTTTGCAGCTATCGGTATAATTGCTGTCGGAGTATACCGTTTGGCGGTATCTGTTAATGTAGGCCTTCTCTTCGGCCAGCCAGGTTGGCTGGAAGGTTGCATTTGAAATATTCCCTGCATCCACAATTAATACGGGCTTATTAATAAACCTTAAGCGATGCAGCTTTTGCCTTAGCATTCCTTGAGTTGTTTTGGCCGCCGGATAAAAATTTACGCTGTTTTCTGAAGGGCTGCCAAGGGTAATGCTCACATAATCAACATATTTATTGCCGGGCCAGTATTCGGTATCACCGGGATAGCCCGATGGGCTCCAAACCACTTTGGCACTATGTGCGTATTGTTTTAGCTTTTTTGCAAAGTAATTAAACGAAGTGATATAGCTCTGAGGCGATTGGTACTGCCATGGGTAAAAATTTGTAGGCACTTCCATGTCCGGGTTCCAGCGGACGTATACCTGGTTGCGGGCTTTTGAAATTATGGCGGCTAATTCAAGTATCTGCTTATCAAACTTCCCGTTTTTTAATTCTGTTAAAACATTGGTATTGTAGTTTACGCCAGATAGCCAGGTTTCAACAGTTAACATTACATCGTGCTTTACCAGCTCTTTTTCAATTTCGCCTTTGTCATACCATGGCGCATTGTTCCTCCAGGTGGCTTTGTATGATACC is drawn from Mucilaginibacter ginsenosidivorax and contains these coding sequences:
- a CDS encoding glycoside hydrolase family 28 protein, with the protein product METYDDNFSRRNWLKTVTKASAGAGIIAAAPALLHAQPANIQKADPLLGTRIYNIMDYGAKGDGVTLDTKALQAAIDACNKDQGGTVLVPAGVFVIGTVELKSNVTLHIAAQGKLLGSADGKQYYAAQAIPLTGDTTLNDGNVGLLFAVKADNIRVEGPGTIDGQGAQFRSPTKGAPSPAGISGNHRPYHLLFYQCQNVIVNDIFLKDCAYHSVRIIQSSYVKLDGIHIRGRVIHNNDGFHFISCQYVHMVNCDVQSQDDACALFGSCKFITITNCTFSTRWSVFRFGGGVAENITISNCIILEAYGCPIKMRCERHSRMENISFSNLVMHKVTGPISIGMGSVDDPGTARNISFNGIHANVVVPVQLADAEFTSNYHPGEIKSCIAINGAEGFLLENISFNDVHITFAGGGTAEDAAVRDVPKNAGEYYADGVFPAYGLYARYAQGLTLNNVRFEVATPELRPALVFDQVTDAAINGLNAQGNKDAESVLRLIDTQDVLLTATRVLSPAAVFMRVEGAASSNIKIDGGDISKAGVALSFAAGATKNAVKLRD
- a CDS encoding helix-turn-helix domain-containing protein produces the protein MKHFRNLSNLHSSLGLPPPEHPMISLLKCDATLHASGSLSIVEHTSDFYLIGFKKVKSGTMMYGKTKYDHAQGNMFFVSPRQIVALNEMEIDGDGFLIYFHEDFLIGHLLRSEIRKYSFFEYETSEALHLAPKEEELVWDLFLKMDMEYRNNQDEYSRDIILSHLDSMLKYSRRFYKRQFINRAVLTGKTVSKFNEVLNDYFEKGLVRKKGFPTVTYMASQLGLSPRYLSDLLKQETGKTAIDHIHLFLISDAKNLITAGDQSISEIAYQLGFENLPYFSKLFKKEVGISPNEFRIKLNNN
- a CDS encoding SDR family NAD(P)-dependent oxidoreductase translates to MSKTIFITGASRGFGKIWTEAFLKRGDKVAATVRDLNSLQELVQQYGNALLPIKLDVTNRADCFAAVKKAQDHFGAIDVLINNAGFGLFGAIEETDEQNARKLVETNIFGLLWMTQAIIPVMRKQGNGHIIQLSSTLGITPVPIMGVYSSTKFAVEGLSETLAAEVKDFGIKVTLVEPNAYSTDFTTSSAIYAQPMQEYDEVKSAFQSRVTDDIFGIPESTVKAIFKLIDSPQPPLRLFLGKFGLLYAKQAYQDRLATWEEWQDVAVEAHGK
- a CDS encoding glycoside hydrolase family 26 protein, whose translation is MKNIRSKRLLFAGLAIALLAVVLWLLKPLYRSYYLNIYYPSNERLGGIFNVNNTGTDLQPGNVVSYKATWRNNAPWYDKGEIEKELVKHDVMLTVETWLSGVNYNTNVLTELKNGKFDKQILELAAIISKARNQVYVRWNPDMEVPTNFYPWQYQSPQSYITSFNYFAKKLKQYAHSAKVVWSPSGYPGDTEYWPGNKYVDYVSITLGSPSENSVNFYPAAKTTQGMLRQKLHRLRFINKPVLIVDAGNISNATFQPTWLAEEKAYINRYRQTVYSDSNYTDSCKAKPIRKVLQVGVFDPNKRLLNQKNITVEHLFTDFGEVERGDFEKKFLEVTGRHHDVIVTMEPWKDAAHKADTLTLERILNGTFDQQIKKLFSIISATNQTVYLRWMHEMEIPIHRYAWQSQDPVTYITAYRYFMQFNGGPGKNVKKVWGPAGDRGSADFWPGSDVVDFISIAIYGLPDKNITDPDKQEAFSTIFNRKYFRMRFLGKPLFITEFGVKGPESFQDQWLAGAAKTINANPHVFGVCYFNLYDNPKAWGSIKAPDWSMTPKSMAKFCRLLKR